GACGATGAACGGGCTGGCGTAGAACGGCACGATCATCGCCCAGTACGAGTTCCGCAGGCCCATCTCGCTGATGACGAGGTACAGCGGCACCACCGTCACCTCGAAGGGCAGCAGGAAGGTGGCGAGCACGTACGCTGTCAGCCACTTCTTGCCGGGGAACGGCAGCCGCGCGAAGAAGTAGGCGGCCATCGTGTTGAAGAGCATCGAGGAGGAGACCACGGCCACGGCGATGATCCCCGAGTTCATCAGCCCCCGGTGGAAGCGCAGGCCGCCCTTGGCGCCCTCCTCGGAGATGCCGAAGATGTCGAGATAGCTCTGGATCGTCCACTCGACCGGCACGATGGTGTGCCAGCTGAACGGGAACATGTAGCCGTGAATCTCGATCTCGCGGCGCACCGAGCCGAAGAACATCCAGACGAACGGCAGCAGGAACACCACGACGATGACCGCGTAGGCGAGGTAGCGGAAGACCGGCTCGGCGAGGGCCGTGAGCCGCACCCGCGAGCCGTGAGCGGCGTCCGGCGGCCTGACGCTCGTGCTGCCAGTCGTCGGGTTGGTGGTGACGGTGGCCATCAGTACTCCGCCTGCCCCTTCAACGCCTTGAACTGGATGTAGCTCACGGCGACCAGCAGCGCCAGCACGAAGAACGACAGGGCGCTGGCGTACCCCATGTCGTTGTAGGCGAACCCGTTCTGGTAGATGTAGTAGACGATGGCGTTGGTGGCGAAGAACGGCCCGCCCTGGGTCATCACGAAGATCGGCACGAAGACCTGCATCGCGGAGATGGTCTGGGTGACCACCACGAACAGGGTGACCGGCTTCAGCAGCGGCAGGGTGATGTGCAGGAACCGCTGGAAGGGGCTGGCGCCGTCGATGGCGGCGGCGTCGTAGAACATCTCCGGGATGCCCTTGAGGCCCGCCACGAAGATGATCATGCTGAACCCGACCTCCTTCCAGACCATCATCAGGACGATGGAGGGCAGGGCCAGATCGGGGTTGCTCAGGAAGCCGTTGTGGCGGACCCCGAACGCGCCCATCATGCTCTGGAACAGGCCGAGATCCTTGTTGTACATCATCGACCAGAGCATGGCGGCGACCACCAGCGAGGTGACGACGGGGAAGAAGATGATGGTGCGGATGGCGCTCATGCCGCGCACCTCGCGCGAGACGAACATCGCCAGCAGCAGGGCCAGCACCACCTGGAGGGGCACCTTCATCAGCGCGTACTGGAAGGAGACCCACATCGACGACCAGAACAGGTCGTCTTCGAGGGCGCGGCGGTAGTTCTTCAGCCCGACGAAGTCGCCGAAGCCCCCGAGCAGGCTGTAGTCGTAGAGGCTCGCCTCGCCGGCCATGAAGATCGGGATGTAGCGGAAGATCGCGAAGTTGATCAGGGCCGGCGCGACGAACAGGAAGGCGACCAGGTACTGCCGGTGCTTGAGGGAGAGCAGTCTCGCGCCCGCCGCCGGCCTCGTGACCGATGCTGCAACCATCGGGGACTCCGTCTGGGTTTCGGGTGTCAGGTTTCGGGTGTCGGGGGACGGGAGATCCGCCCCCGACACCCAGAACCCGAAACCCAGAACCTACGGCAACGGCTTGGTCTGCCAGTCCTTGTACTTGGCAGTCAGGCTGTCCGAGCGTTTGGCGAGCGCTGTCATCAGCTGCTGGACGTTCAGGTTCTGGCCGGCGACGAGGTTGCCGACCAGCTCGATCATCAGGCCGTTGTACTCGGTGAAGCCGACGGTCTGGATGCGCGGCACGCCGGCCGCCTTGAACTGATCGAGCAGGAGCTTGCGCGGGTTCTGCTGGTAGTCTGGCAGGGTGTTCAGCAGGTCGAGGTGGGCCGGCAACTGGCCGAACCGCTCGTAGAAGATCCTGGAGCCGACGGGCCCTGAGACGAACTTGATGAACTCGGCGGCTTCCTTCTTGTTGGCGCTGTTCGCGCCGAGGCCGTAGTGCCAGCTGTCGGTGTGGCAGGCCTGCGCGCCGTCCTTGAAGTACGGGATGCCGGTGACGCCGTACTGGAAGGTGGCGTTGAGGCGCTTGTAGTTGCCGAGAGCGTTGTCTGGCGAGACGAAGAAGGCGGCGCGCTGGGTCATCCAGGCGTCGGGGATGCCTTCGACGGCGCTGACCTTGTGCTTCTGGTACAGCTCGTGGAAGAAGGTCATGCCCATGACGGCGGCTGGATCGTCGAAGTAGCCGGAGATGGTCAGGCCGTCCTCGGCGATGCCCTTGTAGGCCTTGCTGTCCTTCTTGCCGGCGGCGCGCCGCATGATGCCGGCTTCGTAGTCCTGGCCGGGCAGGTTCCCCTGGCCCCAGCGGACGCCGTAGACCTCGGGCGGGTTGTTGGTCTTCTGCCAGGCTTCGAGGGCCTGATCCATCGTCCAGGACTGTGCGAGGGCCTCGGGCGGCTTGACGCCGGCCTTGTCGGTCATGTCCTTGTTGAACCACATGACGGAGCAGGACTCCATCTGCGGCGGCGCGTAGAACTTGCCCCGGTAGGAGGAGGTGGCGAGCGAGGTGGGCGTCCAGCTCTTCTCGACGGTGGCCTTGTCGAACCACTCATCCATCGGGCTGATGATGCCGTTGTAGGCGAAGCTCCAGAGGTTGGGGCCGTCGGTCAGGATGATGTCGGTGGGGGCCTTGGCGGCGGCGTTGGCCTGGATCTTCGGGAAGAGCTGCGGGAAGGGGAGCAGCTCGAACTCGACGTCCACATCGGGGCGGAGCTTCTGGTACTCCTTGAGGACGGCGGTGAGGGCGAACTGCTGATCGTCGCTCTGGACGCCGATGAAGGAGAGCTTGACCGCCCCGGGCTTGGCTGCCTCGGCCGGTTTGGCCGCTTCGGCGGGCTTCTGGGCGGTGGTCGCGGCTGGCTGCGCGGCCGGCGCGGCGGGCTTGCTCTCAGCGGGCTTGGCCGCTTCGGCAGGCTTGCTCTCGGCCGGTTTGGCGGCCTCGGCAGGCTTGGCCGGCGCCTGGGTGGGCGCGGCGGGCGGGGACGCCGGCGCACAGGCCGACACGATCAGCAGGGCACCCAGGATGCCGCTGCATAGCCGGGAAAACTGCCATCCGGTCAACGTTGCACCTCCGGCGGCCTCTCGGAACGGCCCCCATTGGCCGTCGTGGACGGCATGATAGCGCGTGTCCGACCATGTGTCCAGACAGTTTTGAGGTCAGAATCAACAGACAATCATCTCGTTGTGTTGTGCTGCCTGGACAAGCGGGGCGGTGGCGGCAGGGGTGA
This sequence is a window from Chloroflexota bacterium. Protein-coding genes within it:
- a CDS encoding carbohydrate ABC transporter permease encodes the protein MATVTTNPTTGSTSVRPPDAAHGSRVRLTALAEPVFRYLAYAVIVVVFLLPFVWMFFGSVRREIEIHGYMFPFSWHTIVPVEWTIQSYLDIFGISEEGAKGGLRFHRGLMNSGIIAVAVVSSSMLFNTMAAYFFARLPFPGKKWLTAYVLATFLLPFEVTVVPLYLVISEMGLRNSYWAMIVPFYASPFIVFMLTQFLGGIPKDLDEAALVDGASYWAILWKIIFPNALPAIATAALIEFQFIWNLFYWPLIATSSLDLQVIQVMIASQTSDRTVYWGRTFAGLVVAVFPVLILFLFGQRYYFRGAVLSGMK
- a CDS encoding sugar ABC transporter permease — encoded protein: MVAASVTRPAAGARLLSLKHRQYLVAFLFVAPALINFAIFRYIPIFMAGEASLYDYSLLGGFGDFVGLKNYRRALEDDLFWSSMWVSFQYALMKVPLQVVLALLLAMFVSREVRGMSAIRTIIFFPVVTSLVVAAMLWSMMYNKDLGLFQSMMGAFGVRHNGFLSNPDLALPSIVLMMVWKEVGFSMIIFVAGLKGIPEMFYDAAAIDGASPFQRFLHITLPLLKPVTLFVVVTQTISAMQVFVPIFVMTQGGPFFATNAIVYYIYQNGFAYNDMGYASALSFFVLALLVAVSYIQFKALKGQAEY
- a CDS encoding extracellular solute-binding protein, translating into MTGWQFSRLCSGILGALLIVSACAPASPPAAPTQAPAKPAEAAKPAESKPAEAAKPAESKPAAPAAQPAATTAQKPAEAAKPAEAAKPGAVKLSFIGVQSDDQQFALTAVLKEYQKLRPDVDVEFELLPFPQLFPKIQANAAAKAPTDIILTDGPNLWSFAYNGIISPMDEWFDKATVEKSWTPTSLATSSYRGKFYAPPQMESCSVMWFNKDMTDKAGVKPPEALAQSWTMDQALEAWQKTNNPPEVYGVRWGQGNLPGQDYEAGIMRRAAGKKDSKAYKGIAEDGLTISGYFDDPAAVMGMTFFHELYQKHKVSAVEGIPDAWMTQRAAFFVSPDNALGNYKRLNATFQYGVTGIPYFKDGAQACHTDSWHYGLGANSANKKEAAEFIKFVSGPVGSRIFYERFGQLPAHLDLLNTLPDYQQNPRKLLLDQFKAAGVPRIQTVGFTEYNGLMIELVGNLVAGQNLNVQQLMTALAKRSDSLTAKYKDWQTKPLP